From one Treponema denticola genomic stretch:
- a CDS encoding DUF2871 family protein: MYLGNNYTSKAQDAAFSGIAGIGHILLALGLIYTFLMIFKTRED, translated from the coding sequence ATTTATTTAGGAAATAATTACACCTCAAAGGCTCAAGATGCAGCCTTTTCAGGTATAGCAGGAATAGGACACATTCTTTTAGCTCTTGGTCTTATATATACATTTTTGATGATCTTTAAGACAAGAGAAGATTAA